One part of the Orenia metallireducens genome encodes these proteins:
- a CDS encoding glycosyl hydrolase family 4, producing the protein MGIKLTVIGGSGLYTPLLFDAIANYQEEIDFDEICLNGRTASKLEKVARLSQSVIDRSEYDFKVTYTTDRQKALQGAEMVLSQIRVGGMKARAYDEEFPLKYDIIGEETVGPGGFANALRTVPVMLELAREMEEYCPEALLINLTNPASIVQQAIEQETTVNVISLCDLPVGVLNKIAKMLDVDRAEIRYEYFGLNHLGWYQQLAVKGENRTSEVIKKVDSLGLGIDSDWIENLEIIPLPYLKYYYHHAKEVEQAKEKDILRAEELIETSNEIAKALEESPETIPELIYQRGAIWYSDVIVPLIATMVNDKNEEFILNIANNGLIAGIDDEVIVEVATIVNGSGIRALEVGDIPLQVKSLLQQEANYRNLATQAAISQDKDDILRALVANPQVPSYEVAYQIWKEEFSK; encoded by the coding sequence ATGGGGATAAAATTGACAGTAATTGGTGGTAGTGGACTTTATACACCACTTTTGTTTGATGCAATAGCCAATTATCAAGAGGAGATTGATTTTGATGAAATTTGCTTAAATGGTAGAACTGCAAGTAAGTTGGAGAAGGTAGCTAGGTTGAGTCAGAGTGTGATAGATAGATCAGAGTATGATTTCAAGGTTACATATACAACAGATCGTCAAAAAGCTTTACAGGGTGCTGAAATGGTTCTTAGCCAGATAAGGGTAGGAGGGATGAAAGCTAGAGCTTATGATGAAGAGTTTCCTCTTAAATATGATATTATTGGAGAGGAGACAGTAGGACCTGGAGGTTTTGCCAATGCCTTAAGGACTGTACCAGTAATGTTAGAGTTAGCAAGGGAAATGGAAGAGTATTGCCCTGAGGCTCTATTAATCAATTTAACAAATCCAGCAAGTATAGTACAACAGGCGATAGAACAGGAGACGACTGTAAATGTCATCAGTCTTTGTGACTTACCAGTAGGAGTATTAAATAAGATTGCCAAGATGTTAGATGTAGATAGAGCAGAAATTAGATATGAGTATTTTGGATTAAATCACTTAGGATGGTATCAACAGCTGGCTGTTAAAGGTGAGAATAGGACTAGTGAAGTTATTAAAAAAGTGGACTCTTTAGGGTTGGGAATTGATTCAGATTGGATTGAGAATCTAGAGATAATTCCATTACCTTATTTAAAATACTATTATCATCATGCCAAAGAGGTAGAGCAAGCTAAAGAGAAGGATATATTAAGAGCAGAAGAGTTAATTGAAACTAGTAATGAGATAGCTAAAGCTCTAGAAGAGAGTCCAGAGACCATCCCAGAATTAATCTATCAAAGAGGTGCTATCTGGTATTCTGATGTGATAGTGCCATTAATAGCAACAATGGTTAATGATAAGAATGAAGAGTTTATTTTAAATATAGCCAATAATGGGTTGATTGCTGGCATAGATGATGAAGTGATAGTAGAGGTAGCTACAATTGTTAACGGAAGTGGTATTAGAGCATTAGAGGTAGGGGATATTCCTTTACAGGTTAAGAGCTTATTACAACAGGAAGCTAATTACCGGAATTTAGCTACCCAAGCTGCTATTAGTCAAGATAAAGATGATATTTTAAGAGCTTTAGTGGCTAATCCACAGGTTCCAAGTTATGAGGTAGCTTATCAAATTTGGAAAGAGGAGTTTAGTAAATAG
- a CDS encoding Dps family protein → MNTIQVLSPTNNEISEVKESMNNFNGAFNLNKSGFDPNMPGHSSDHSMVFRQEPRTAKKELAGIGLPQNIRLEIGLMLDDHQCALTIALHQYNKHHWLTEGAESFFSIHHMLDEHIQKTQKHIDMIGERVARLGVVPTAHPVTQHKLSYIKHEVEGRYTMRDFLRNDLENELKMQEMMRKTITRAHEAHDYGTAEVLQEVLLDREDFGYHIYSLLEDDTLVRGMNHLLDQQNDIVRRNSINSQDKFQ, encoded by the coding sequence ATGAATACAATTCAAGTTTTATCACCAACTAATAATGAGATATCAGAGGTTAAAGAGAGCATGAATAACTTTAACGGGGCTTTCAACCTTAATAAATCAGGCTTTGACCCTAACATGCCAGGTCACTCCTCAGATCATAGTATGGTCTTCCGTCAAGAGCCTAGAACTGCTAAGAAGGAGTTAGCTGGAATTGGATTGCCCCAAAATATTAGATTAGAGATAGGGCTGATGTTAGATGATCATCAGTGTGCTTTAACGATAGCCTTACATCAATATAATAAGCATCACTGGCTGACAGAGGGGGCAGAGTCTTTCTTTAGCATTCATCATATGTTAGATGAGCATATTCAAAAAACTCAAAAGCATATCGATATGATAGGAGAACGAGTTGCTAGATTAGGAGTTGTTCCTACTGCCCACCCAGTTACTCAGCATAAGCTATCTTATATTAAGCATGAGGTAGAAGGTCGCTATACTATGCGTGATTTTCTTCGCAATGATTTAGAGAATGAATTGAAGATGCAGGAGATGATGAGAAAGACAATTACCCGTGCTCATGAAGCCCATGACTATGGTACCGCTGAGGTCTTACAAGAGGTATTATTAGATAGAGAAGACTTTGGATACCATATCTATAGTCTACTTGAAGACGATACTTTAGTTAGAGGAATGAATCATCTATTAGATCAGCAAAATGATATTGTTCGAAGAAATTCGATTAATTCTCAGGATAAATTTCAGTAG
- a CDS encoding sporulation protein — protein MGLFKKMMASVGIGATKIDTVLDSENLVAGAEVTGHFEIKGGNVEQNIDKIYINVMTKYEKTVEDEEGEESSYRTDYNLQVIDVPVEKVVEPGDELSIPFSFVLDAQTPIPTEKFPVWLDTGLDIKNAIDPGDKDIIAVAPHPYMQIVLKALEKLGFVLTEINNQEADFKWKHPFVQELELKPQDGAFVNSLDELELLYNIVDGGLKLWIEVDRRANGLLGVFAEAMDLDESEVLLEIGEEDLEQGVDYVAEGIKNFIEQYI, from the coding sequence ATGGGTCTATTTAAAAAGATGATGGCTAGTGTAGGGATTGGTGCAACTAAGATTGATACAGTCTTAGATTCTGAGAATTTGGTAGCAGGTGCAGAAGTAACAGGTCATTTTGAGATTAAAGGTGGTAATGTAGAGCAGAATATTGACAAGATCTATATCAATGTGATGACAAAGTATGAGAAGACAGTAGAGGATGAGGAGGGTGAAGAGAGCTCTTATAGGACTGACTACAATTTGCAGGTGATTGATGTTCCTGTTGAGAAGGTGGTTGAGCCTGGAGATGAACTTAGTATTCCCTTCTCCTTCGTATTGGATGCTCAGACCCCTATCCCAACAGAGAAGTTCCCAGTCTGGTTAGATACAGGATTAGATATTAAGAATGCTATTGATCCAGGTGATAAAGATATAATAGCAGTAGCTCCCCATCCTTATATGCAGATAGTTTTGAAGGCGTTAGAGAAATTAGGTTTTGTACTTACAGAGATTAATAATCAAGAGGCAGACTTTAAGTGGAAGCATCCTTTTGTCCAAGAACTTGAACTGAAACCACAAGATGGAGCTTTTGTCAACTCTCTAGATGAGCTAGAGTTATTATATAATATCGTTGATGGTGGATTAAAGTTATGGATTGAGGTAGATCGTCGGGCTAATGGTTTATTAGGTGTTTTTGCAGAAGCGATGGATTTAGATGAGAGTGAAGTATTGTTAGAGATTGGTGAAGAGGATTTAGAACAAGGAGTAGATTATGTAGCTGAAGGAATTAAGAACTTTATTGAACAATATATTTAA